In Citrus sinensis cultivar Valencia sweet orange chromosome 4, DVS_A1.0, whole genome shotgun sequence, one DNA window encodes the following:
- the LOC102616409 gene encoding protein JINGUBANG: MGLLLPCPMPRRRNKEPKFQPSSNHLQSELSNASLSSQPSLPSVPSLAPSSSFRKQAPAASEHQCSATLKVKGNSSYISSLAIAGKLLYSGSSNGEIRAWNRDPNNYVNVTSTDVGDHANVVATGNGDAVKSLVVLGDKLFSAHQDHKIRVWKIDNNTSAYYSTSGKLKNKYYERIATLPTLNDRFTKCFLANNYVQVRRHKKCTWVHHVDTVSALALSSDGSLLYSTSWDRTFKIWRTSDFRCLESVKNAHDDAINAIVVSKSNDGFVYTGSADTKIKVWKKLRAALQVNKKHSLVQTLEKHKSAVTALALSTDGTVLYSGACDRSILVWERDQGNYIVDGDDDSGHMVLKGALRGHTKAILCLAVVSNLLFSGSSDNTIRIWRRSSSVTDHQKGYSCLAVLEGHRRPVKCLTAVVDSDYSNRNSDHSSTSFLVYSGSLDCEIKIWQIRVPFL; the protein is encoded by the coding sequence ATGGGGCTTCTTCTTCCTTGTCCTATGCCTCGCCGAAGAAACAAAGAACCCAAGTTTCAACCAAGCTCGAATCATCTTCAATCAGAATTATCAAACGCATCTCTCTCATCTCAACCAAGTCTCCCATCAGTTCCTTCACTCGCCCCATCATCATCGTTCAGAAAACAAGCCCCAGCAGCAAGTGAACATCAGTGCTCGGCAACTCTCAAAGTAAAAGGCAACTCTTCTTATATCTCCTCACTTGCTATAGCTGGAAAGTTGCTCTACAGCGGCTCTTCTAACGGCGAGATCAGAGCTTGGAACCGAGACCCTAATAATTATGTGAATGTTACTTCAACGGATGTTGGTGATCACGCTAACGTGGTAGCTACTGGAAATGGCGATGCAGTCAAGTCCCTAGTGGTTTTGGGAGATAAGCTCTTTAGTGCCCACCAAGATCACAAAATCCGTGTCTGGAAAATCGATAACAACACTAGTGCTTATTATTCAACCTCAGGCAAGCTTAAGAATAAATACTACGAACGCATAGCCACTCTCCCCACACTTAATGACCGTTTTACAAAATGTTTCTTGGCTAACAACTACGTACAAGTGAGGCGGCACAAGAAGTGCACGTGGGTGCATCACGTTGATACTGTGTCAGCACTAGCTTTATCAAGCGATGGATCGCTTCTCTACTCCACTTCGTGGGATCGGACGTTCAAGATTTGGCGAACCTCCGATTTCAGGTGTCTTGAGTCCGTGAAGAACGCTCACGATGATGCCATCAACGCCATAGTTGTGTCCAAATCCAATGATGGGTTTGTTTACACAGGATCCGCTGACACGAAAATAAAAGTGTGGAAGAAATTACGAGCAGCACTACAAGTTAACAAAAAGCATTCACTTGTGCAAACTCTGGAGAAACACAAGTCAGCTGTCACTGCATTAGCTCTTAGCACTGATGGAACAGTGCTGTATTCCGGTGCGTGTGATCGTTCAATTCTTGTATGGGAGAGAGATCAGGGTAATTATATTGTTGACGGTGATGATGACAGTGGACACATGGTGTTGAAGGGTGCTCTTAGAGGGCACACAAAGGCAATTTTGTGCCTTGCGGTTGTGTCAAATTTGTTGTTCAGTGGATCGTCTGATAATACAATTAGGATTTGGAGGAGATCATCATCAGTAACTGATCATCAGAAGGGTTACTCTTGTTTGGCAGTTCTTGAAGGACACAGAAGGCCTGTTAAGTGCTTGACTGCGGTCGTTGATTCTGATTATTCCAATCGAAATTCTGATCATTCAAGTACTTCGTTCCTGGTTTATAGTGGCAGTCTAGATTGTGAGATTAAGATCTGGCAAATACGGGTTCCATTTCTTTGA
- the LOC102616698 gene encoding uncharacterized protein LOC102616698, which translates to MSEASRARVTITLGRGGQVVKRPVSDVGFSDSLPGTGSKRSVRDRLGSSLDSSQVDNKRQRGDGYISGLGTNGIDDFRIGKNDLRFKLMQKNVVRRSQNDDDCEFMDLREKLSRTGQPPHSSLDTRQCLPESRETSILGRIPVSRSTNDLPQMNSSRSSYSAWTLDHIRRRSPERIVGSSRGLSPPRNVEDLQRKPLSRTYDDMRSIPYMSKDVHNAPRPMSTSPYMTKPTLPPGSVKPLPPGPPLIGQLPPPPGIVQKSSYTGEEQQTVDGLLHSLGLGKYAILFKAEEVDMTALKQMGENDLKELGIPMGPRKKILLSLLPRSKRHP; encoded by the exons ATGTCAGAAGCTTCCAGAGCCCGAGTCACTATTACTCTTGGACGCGGCGGTCAG GTGGTGAAGAGGCCTGTATCAGATGTTGGTTTTTCTGATTCTTTGCCTGGTACTGGAAGTAAGCGGTCTGTAAGAGATAGATTAGGAAGTTCTTTAGATAGTTCGCAAGTTGACAACAAACG ACAAAGAGGGGATGGCTATATTTCAGGTCTGGGTACTAACGGCATTGATG ATTTTCGAATTGGAAAGAATGACCTTCGATTCAAACTCATGCAAAAGAATGTAGTTAGACGATCTCAGAATGATGATGATTGTGAATTCATGGACCTCCGTGAGAAACTGTCAAGGACCGGGCAGCCTCCACACAGTAGTCTGGATACACGGCAGTGCCTGCCCGAGTCAAGGGAAACCAGTATCCTGGGAAGGATTCCTGTCTCAAGAAGTACAAATGATTTGCCCCAGATGAACTCATCAAGAAGTTCTTATTCTGCTTGGACTTTAGATCATATCAGACGAAGATCACCAGAGAGAATTGTAGGTTCTTCTAGGGGTCTGTCACCCCCCAGGAATGTGGAGGACTTGCAAAGAAAGCCTTTAAGTAGGACATATGATGATATGAGATCAATTCCATATATGAGCAAAGATGTTCATAATGCTCCCAGGCCCATGAGTACTTCACCTTACATGACAAAACCCACATTGCCTCCTGGATCTGTAAAGCCTTTGCCACCAGGCCCACCACTTATAGGCCAACTGCCTCCACCGCCTGGTATTGTGCAGAAAAGTTCATATACA GGTGAAGAACAGCAAACTGTTGATGGGCTGTTGCATTCACTAGGACTGGGAAAATATGCCATTCTTTTTAAGGCTGAGGAA GTGGATATGACCGCGTTGAAGCAGATGGGGGAAAACGATCTCAAGGAACTGGGAATACCTATG GGGCCTAGGAAAAAAATTCTCCTGTCTCTATTGCCTCGCTCCAAACGGCACCCATGA
- the LOC102617213 gene encoding zinc finger protein 5, producing the protein MEKEMTTVFSHTSDGENASSAGSCVEKKLRLFGFELNPCNNNNTNDETCRLKGSAEGDESVNSSNTASSGSEKPSSSRDKSSPPTGESDYKKFECQYCFKEFANSQALGGHQNAHKKERMKKKRLQLQARKASLNSYLQPYQNMYNLSFNNTYHGSNTASTWFYDPSCYPCDNQFTLYEESQISFNPYDQDPRVSKWCSTATIPTQTPFHQQDSTPSMFTRTDRSGDHTPALIIKPSPLSAAASKQSCKSLDLQLGLSLESGV; encoded by the coding sequence ATGGAAAAGGAGATGACTACTGTTTTTTCTCATACTTCAGATGGAGAAAATGCCTCTTCAGCCGGTTCCTGTGTTGAAAAGAAGCTCAGATTATTTGGGTTTGAGCTGAATCcatgcaacaacaacaacaccAACGACGAGACATGCCGCCTGAAAGGTTCTGCAGAAGGAGATGAAAGTGTCAACTCCTCAAACACTGCATCTTCTGGAAGTGAGAAACCTAGCAGCAGCAGGGATAAAAGCAGCCCCCCAACTGGTGAATCTGACTACAAAAAATTCGAGTGTCAGTATTGTTTCAAGGAGTTTGCAAACTCACAGGCATTGGGGGGTCACCAAAATGCCCATAAAAAGGAgagaatgaagaagaaaagattgCAGCTTCAAGCCAGAAAGGCCAGCCTCAACTCTTACTTACAACCTTATCAAAACATGTACAACCTCAGTTTCAATAATACTTACCATGGCTCCAATACTGCATCTACATGGTTCTATGATCCTTCATGCTACCCTTGTGATAATCAATTCACTCTTTATGAAGAATCTCAAATTAGCTTCAATCCATACGATCAAGATCCTCGTGTATCAAAATGGTGTAGTACTGCTACCATACCAACTCAAACTCCATTTCATCAGCAAGATTCTACCCCCAGTATGTTCACTCGGACCGACAGATCCGGAGACCACACGCCTGCACTCATCATCAAGCCCTCTCCTTTGTCTGCCGCGGCTTCTAAGCAAAGCTGTAAATCTTTGGATCTTCAGTTAGGTCTCAGCTTGGAAAGCGGCGTATGA
- the LOC102616119 gene encoding metalloendoproteinase 3-MMP, which translates to MRYLLLVATAITVLSLSPTQTSAHFFPNISSIPTWILSNATASAWDAFQNFTGCHPGDKMDGLAKLKKYFHYFGYIPDLPSNFTDDFDDMLESAVKTYQKNFNLEPTGQLDSQTMQHILRPRCGNPDIVNGTTTMNSGKPTSYNATSSTNGHLHSVGHYSFFPGMPRWPSNKRDLTYAFLPDNQLTDEVKNVFATAFDRWSEATSLTFTRTDVYTTADIRIGFFTGDHGDGEPFDGPMGTLAHAFSPPNGRFHLDGDENWVITSGTTTSISMSAIDLESVAVHEIGHLLGLGHSSVEDAIMYPSISSGSRKVELANDDIQGIQALYGNNPNFNGSSAPTDQQRDTSDAHGAYFLGSCLGLSFFVVAAVLGL; encoded by the coding sequence ATGAGATACCTTCTTCTTGTGGCAACAGCAATTACAGTTCTATCACTGTCGCCCACTCAAACATCAGCTCATTTCTTCCCCAACATATCATCAATCCCCACATGGATACTCTCAAACGCCACCGCCAGCGCGTGGGACGCGTTTCAGAATTTCACCGGATGCCACCCCGGCGACAAGATGGACGGCTTAGCCAAGCTCAAGAAGTACTTTCACTACTTCGGTTACATTCCAGATTTGCCCTCGAATTTCACTGACGACTTCGACGACATGCTCGAATCGGCAGTCAAAACTTATCAAAAGAACTTCAATCTGGAACCCACCGGCCAACTCGACAGCCAAACAATGCAACACATCCTACGGCCCAGATGCGGTAATCCAGACATAGTCAACGGCACAACAACCATGAACTCAGGGAAACCGACGTCGTATAACGCCACTTCTAGTACTAATGGTCACTTACACAGCGTCGGTCACTACAGTTTCTTCCCCGGCATGCCACGTTGGCCTTCGAATAAGCGCGATCTGACGTACGCGTTCTTGCCCGATAACCAATTGACTGACGAAGTCAAGAACGTATTTGCGACAGCCTTTGACCGCTGGTCGGAAGCGACGTCGTTGACTTTCACTCGGACGGACGTTTACACGACCGCCGATATCAGGATCGGGTTCTTTACTGGCGATCACGGTGACGGCGAGCCGTTTGATGGGCCTATGGGCACGCTGGCGCACGCCTTCTCGCCACCAAATGGACGGTTCCATTTAGACGGCGACGAGAACTGGGTAATCACGAGTGGTACTACAACGTCGATATCGATGTCGGCGATTGATCTTGAGTCAGTTGCTGTTCATGAGATTGGCCACTTGTTAGGGTTGGGGCATTCATCTGTTGAAGATGCGATAATGTACCCTTCAATTTCTTCTGGATCCAGGAAAGTTGAATTGGCCAACGATGATATACAGGGGATCCAGGCCCTGTACGGTAATAATCCAAATTTCAACGGCTCATCTGCGCCGACCGATCAACAGAGGGACACCAGCGATGCCCATGGGGCTTATTTTTTGGGCTCTTGTTTGGGCCTGAGTTTCTTCGTGGTGGCCGCTGTTTTGGGCCtgtag